Proteins co-encoded in one Hyla sarda isolate aHylSar1 chromosome 4, aHylSar1.hap1, whole genome shotgun sequence genomic window:
- the TMEM229A gene encoding transmembrane protein 229A, giving the protein MGRNQGAWRRQVVRARIKPPAGHSCQPLPVWMRLYFYGMHGLTLDVLSSCIRRFLHSRDYQLLGFSSPYRCLLHALAHLALEKIYLQRKSFPDNALAFHFVFYPSVFVGLQILLRKTLLQCSPQERALSAAELGLQYAMAIYYSQVFLRSFLRLQYQRWEGQAGLGATTGHRLPLSLRFLFYGMHGFMDEVFFTSAFNLLEKPGAPLSGHTSLWSFFMYGSCSLIVERLFFHLCYGRGWGAWRRLPVYILFVYTWEFCWGLGLRTYNACSWDYSHYPLNFMGLVTLMYLPGWVFLSFFQDLLSKVLLRIRFV; this is encoded by the coding sequence ATGGGCAGGAACCAGGGAGCCTGGAGGCGGCAGGTGGTCAGAGCCCGAATCAAGCCTCCTGCAGGGCACAGCTGCCAGCCTCTGCCCGTATGGATGAGGCTATATTTCTATGGCATGCACGGCCTGACCCTGGATGTGCTGAGCAGCTGCATACGGCGCTTTCTGCACAGCCGCGACTACCAGCTGCTGGGCTTCTCGTCCCCGTACCGCTGCCTGCTGCATGCCCTCGCCCACCTGGCTCTGGAGAAGATCTACCTGCAGAGGAAGAGCTTCCCCGACAATGCCCTGGCGTTCCACTTTGTCTTCTACCCGTCGGTGTTCGTGGGCCTTCAGATCCTGCTCCGGAAGACGCTGCTGCAGTGCTCCCCCCAGGAGCGGGCGCTGAGTGCGGCAGAGCTGGGGCTGCAGTATGCCATGGCCATCTACTACTCCCAAGTGTTCCTCCGGAGCTTCCTGAGGCTGCAGTACCAGAGGTGGGAGGGGCAGGCGGGACTGGGGGCTACTACCGGGCACCGGCTGCCGCTCAGCCTGCGCTTCCTCTTCTATGGCATGCACGGCTTCATGGATGAAGTCTTCTTCACGTCCGCCTTCAACCTGCTGGAGAAGCCGGGGGCCCCGCTCAGCGGACACACATCCCTGTGGTCGTTCTTCATGTACGGGAGCTGCAGCCTCATAGTGGAGAGGCTCTTCTTCCACCTGTGCTATGGCCGAGGCTGGGGGGCATGGAGGAGGCTGCCCGTCTACATCCTCTTCGTCTACACCTGGGAGTTCTGCTGGGGCTTGGGGCTCCGCACATATAACGCTTGTTCCTGGGATTATTCCCATTACCCTCTGAACTTCATGGGCCTGGTGACCCTCATGTACTTACCAGGGTGGGTGTTCCTCAGCTTCTTCCAGGACCTGCTGTCCAAGGTGCTGCTCCGTATACGTTTTGTGTAA